In a single window of the Prinia subflava isolate CZ2003 ecotype Zambia chromosome 3, Cam_Psub_1.2, whole genome shotgun sequence genome:
- the ATP5PO gene encoding ATP synthase subunit O, mitochondrial, protein MAAAAGLVLKVRQLSTTAARPASKLVKPPIQVYGLEGRYATALYSAASKEKKLEQVEKELTRVWSLLKDPKLSSVVMNPHTKSSVKQKAVNDALAREKMSPVTVNLMNLLAENGRLRYTPGIVAAFGKIMSAFRGEVVCTVTTAQPLDEASLTELKSALNGFLAKGEVLKLETKTDPSILGGMIVNIGERYVDMSTRSKIQKLTKIMREAV, encoded by the exons ATGGCGGCGGCAGCCGGGCTCGTCTTGAAG GTGCGGCAGCTGAGTACGACGGCGGCGAGACCGGCGTCCAAGCTGGTCAAG CCGCCCATCCAGGTGTACGGGCTGGAAGGGCGCTATGCCACCGCCCTCTACTCGGCAGCCAGCAAGGAGAAGAAACTGGAGCAGGTGGAGAAGGAGCTGACCCGGGTGTGG AGCCTCCTGAAGGACCCCAAGCTGTCCAGCGTGGTGATGAACCCTCACACCAAGAGCTCAGTGAAACAGAAAGCTGTGAATGACGCCCTGGCAAGAGAGAAGATGTCCCCAGTCACCGTCAACCTGATGA ATCTGCTGGCCGAGAACGGCCGCCTGCGTTACACCCCGGGCATCGTCGCCGCCTTCGGGAAGATCATGAGCGCCTTCCGAGGGGAGGTGGTGTGCACGGTCACCACGGCTCAG cCTTTGGACGAGGCCAGCCTCACTGAGCTGAAAAGTGCTCTGAACGGGTTCTTGGCTAAAGGAGAGGTGTTGAAGCTGGAGACCAAG ACTGATCCGTCGATCCTTGGTGGGATGATTGTCAACATTGGGGAGAGGTACGTGGACATGTCAACGAGATCCAAGATCCAGAAACTCACCAAAATCATGAGAGAGGCTGTCTAG